The genomic interval ACAAATCATAGCAGTGatagaaaatgtgtttgtaaagCTTTGCAAGCTTTAATTTTCTCTGCGTTACTTTCCAGTTTGGAGTTGCTGAACCCCGAAAGCGAGCTTATGCGGAGTTCTATAAAAACTATGACCCCATGAAGGACTTTGAAGCCATGAGAGCAGCTGGTGTGTTTGAGTCTGCACCACCCAAATGATGGTAAGGCACCTTAGTAGTAAGCTACTCTGCATTAGAACAAGAGTAAATTTGTTTCAGTGAAACACTGTGCTTCTGTTTGgaggcttttcctttctgatcaAATAGAAAGGTGctcccaaagaaaaaagatccaAACTGCCTTTGAGAGACCACTGGGTAATAAAACCTTGAAGAAATAGGGGAACTAGGGAGTGAAGAGTAAGGGCAGAGTAGAAAGTTCCTGAGTACCTTTTGGGTAACTTGTTTAATTGTGTGATATAGGAGACTTGCACAGAGTGATGCCAGGCCTTTCCCTCCTCACGCAGCCATGCAGAGGAGACAAAGCTGAACTATAAGACTTGCCTGATACCACTGTTACATTGATGCTGTCACATCTTGAACTGCTTAGCTTCAGGCGATCTATATCTACTGCTTATGTCTTGTGGTGGTACAGTGAATGAGAAAATGGAGAGGCTGTTTCTCTCTCATAGCATGCATCTTAATGTAAGAAACAGAGACTGTTTGCACATATCCTTTCGTCTCTTGAAGTAGTGAGAGGAGGAAGATAACTAGTCATGAGGGgaaatatatttacatacatacataaatatatatataaattgcAGTGGTGTGCAGTTCTGTATACTAATATTCAGATTTTTGCCAGGCTGAATTAAGCTTGAATTGAACTTTGTTCACAATGCTGTTTTCCTAACACTTAACACTGCCTTTTGTTTGAAGAATACCAAACTTTGTTCTCCCTTACTTGTCGTaacaacaggagaaaaaagttttgatttCAACCTTGTCGTAGTTATTAATAAGCACACCCACTGAACAGCACAAGCTTATGATGAGACAACTCAATAAAGAATTCCTCCCCCTTTCTTGATCCAAATCTCTTACACCGAGTTCTCTGTTTCtcttaaaatgaatttaaactAATCTAGAATGATagctttttcattcttttggaATGTTTTCATATTGTGATCATTATTGTGATAATCTGTGGCTCTAATTATCCTGGCCAGCTGGATTTTCTCAGCCTCTTTGTGTAAAGAAGCAAGATTGAGTAAAAGATTTGTACTTAACACTATTAATGCTTAATTCTCTTGTGTGACTATCTATAACTATCTGGTTTCTGCATAACACAATTACATAAAAAATGCAGAGCTCCAGCTCTTGtaacaaatttaaaaagaaaaaaaatatggcagtttctctgtttcttggtgtggtgttttttttttttttttttttttgtgagagaGGGAAACTTCTGTTCTTTAGCTATGActgcaacaaaaataatgaaattacaaGTTTACCTGGTTTTAATCTTGGTAATTCTGCCTCTGGTTTGGTCCTATTGCTAATATATAGGCACTTTCAAACTTTTCTTAGACACTGGAATTGCATTCTTTAGTCAGGTGGCCTTCATCAGAGTATTCTGAAAGACCATCTGGTGGTAAAATCATTTGAAACAAACACTGTCAACAAGGATGCATGTTGAATACTTAATTGGAATCAtgagcaggatttttttcagtgcaaataGAGCTCCATTCTTGGTTAACTTATGTTCTCAtttgcagcttaaaaaaaatagttacacATTGTGTGCACctgttaaaattaaatgtttcctaaACATCTATTCCATCCTTTAATTACGCCAgctcaaaagaaaatgtgaaagacagatctttaaatgtgattttgttTGAATTGCTGATGCTTCTTACTCCTTAGCCTATTtatgtaacaactgaaattttTCACTCCGTAGTAGTAGAAAGAGGTGGGCTTTTTTTAGTGCCTGCACAGGAATACTTAAGTAGAAGGAGAAAATGCCAGTGTTTCAAGTGTTCTGGAAAGACTTTGAAAAGAACAAGTACACAGAACAGATGgaagacattttcatttgccTCAGTAGTCTAGATCTTAGCTGTGGAAGCTGGATGGAGGTTGaatttgatgctttttttggtATAGTTACCTAAAGGGTGCAGTCATGCATGCATTACATCTCCTGTTTTATTGGAATATATTCTGTACGTGGCAGTGAATACAGTGTTTTAATGTCATTGAACACTCATTCCAAAATCAGTACTTGGCCCGAAGATTAAGGAGAGGGTAGGGTAGGCAGGGAGGGGAATTCCTCGGTTAGGGTGTTTGTTAGCTTGGCATTCTCCACGAGTTTGTTTCTGCTGGGCATGCGGGCAACTTGGTACCTGAGGGTGAATTTACACTGTTTCATCTACTTGTCGTGGCCTTTGTGTGGTGACACTGGTAATGGAAACGAAGTGCAAGTGTAAATTCAAGGAGTATTGTACCTCTGCTGTGTGCTCAGTAATAAAGGGGCAAGCTAAGAGTTCGGTGCTAACCACTTGCAAGACTGTTGTCATGGAGCAGAGCTGGTCTTGGATTGTGTTCAAGGTAATGGGGAGAAGCAATTtgaatttggttttcttccttccttggTAGGTTGCCTACACCACTTGTTTCCTCTCTGGCTCCTGTCTGAAAGCTgcattcctttctctttcaggCCCTTAGCAAGATTGATTCAGTTATCAGTGTGGCATGTACAGTGAATCTGATGTGCTGTGCAGTATTGTTCCAGCTCTTGATTTGTTCCATGTTTCACTTCTGTTTGCCACATGAAGGGTGTGTGAATCTTAAAGCATCAGGAAATAACAGGGGGAATTCCTCTAGACTAAACCACCACATAAACATTTCTCTCTATTGCTTTGCATTCATACATACTAATATGTTTACTTAGAGCGTGAAGTTTGTCCAACATaacttagtatttttctttttttcatcttgcagATCCCCTCCAGTCTAAGGAGACTTGATGACCGAACCTTATTTGTTCAGTGAATGGTAAAGTGTAACGCACTTCGGTGCATGGCATGCTCTAATGTAActcaataaataaaatacatatgtcAGTGGCGCTTAGTTGTCGTCTTTAATGTTGAAATGCTTAAATGCTCAGATGCTGGGAAGAGTGGTGGTAAGTCTTCATAAATTGCTCAAGATTACCAAGTCAAGTTTTCTTTCCCCCAGGAATTATTTGCATCTCTGTTTTGGCCAAATTCCACATTTGATCACCAAGTATATCCCTAAGCAGTTACAGCTAGGTtgtcccagctgctggtgggaatTTGCAAGAGGATCGTTGTTGCAGGAAGGGAGAGGCTGGATTTCTGGAAGGGTTGGTGTTACCTCTGGCTTCACAAGGTGAACTGACCTTGAGGCGAAAGAATTTGGATAGGAATTCTGGAAATATACCAGCCAACCTTCCTATCTTTTTCTACTGCCATCACTGTATTGCCTTCTTACAGCAGCGAACTGTTACATCAAACATCAAGACCTACAGACTGCAAATGCCCGCTCTTATACGTGGTATGTTACTTTGATTGGAACATGGACTCTGAACTGCAGGTACGTTCATATATATTTGATGTACAAGGGGAGAGAGGGTAAAAccagaccaaaaaaaagaagaaatacttacTTTAGGGTGTTACAGTAATGAAAAAtctttgtgtgctgcttttAGACACGTACAATCTTTTTAATATCTGGAAGTAGTCAGCTAAGCATAGTTTTGATCTCTGCTACATGCTGTGTCGTCCAAGACCTGATGCTCTGTCTTCTGCCAGGAGACCCGTCATTCAGAGTGCAGCGTGCACATTGCCGCTTGCCCAGGTTGAAGACGGTACCAGGACTGTAGCTCTTGATTGCTGAACGCGGGTACcaggagaggagcccaggctggttGTGTGAAAAGGAGGGAAGGCTGGTATGAAGCAGCATGACAAATTACGCCATCTGTGTTGTATTTGAAGGTCTTCAGTTCAAATGCTGTTTGGAGTAACTTACTATTTTAAATGGCTCATTAATGATAACACTTAATAGGTATCCGTGAGCAACGTTTGGACTAATGCAGGGCGTGCAAAGAAGTAATGCATTTGATCCAGAACACTATTACAGCACAACGTGGGATTGTCTCTAAACTTTCCATATAGGCAGTGTTTCCTTGAAGCGAAGAAGGAATTCAATAGAGGTGCAGGGGAAACCATCTAGTAAGCAAAATATTCCTGCTCCTATAAATGTAAACCAGAGCTTAACGATAGCAAATGATACCTGTTTATCTTCCCAATGTACAGTATAAACACTGTACGTCATTAAGCGCTGACCAGCTTTTTCTCAGGCTTGTCTGCAGGTTTAAATAGCCAGGGGTCGTCAGTCATACTGACAGCTTCAGGGGCAAGGAGACTTGCTACTGCTAGGTGTGCAGGCTAATAGACCTGACTTCTCTCGCAGCTCTAGCCCCCTTACATTCTTCCCAGTTGCTATGAATTACTTTAATTCTAAGTTTCTTCTGAACTGCTATAGCAGAGAGCAGGTATTGTTGTAGTCTGTGTTCCTTCAATTACCAGCCCATAATGATTTAAAGAAATGAGTTTTGTGAGTGACGATAGCTTTTTTTAACCATATGGCAAAGATGTCTTTcgcttttcttttcatctgtgcTTTTGAGAGTCTGCGGGTTGTAATTGTTGCTTGTTGTGTGTGTTACGGTTTCACAAAGGATGCAAAGCAAGTGCTTCCCTTCGGTGGGCAATGCCAGCCAGCCCGTAGCTTGCTCTCCTTtgcagtgggcagggagggcGATGCTGGGTACCTAACGTAGTAGGCAGAAGGGCTAACCCTTGTCTGAAATGGGTACCAACCCATCCAGTTtcctaattttcctttttttattttctctccttcttttctttttctgccttggcCAGCAAGAGTTCAGTTAATTCCATTTTACAAACAATTGGGAGTGGGACTTGGCATAGTACAAAAAGAAGACCGCTGTGTGTGAGACCCTCATCAGCTGCTTGTGATAGGGTCTGGCGTGCTGTTTGTAAGCGATGTGGAGCTGAAAAACATGCTTGTCTGCTCTGAGACCATCCCTACCCTCTGTAAAggttttttgctgtatttatgtATGAAATGCTATATAAAAAAGAATTGTTTGACCTAAACTACTTTGGGAAAGGTTTTGCTGTGCATAAGCTTGACTATGCCTTCAAATTTTTGGCTGGCTGGCTTTATTCTCGAGTGTTTGAGGAATGATTGATTGTTCTGGAAGCAAACTAAAAAGACAGATCTGAAGTTGCGAGCTCTCCAGGTCTAAAGAGCATTATGAGCGTAGGCATGTTTTAAGAGTACGCATTGGAGTGCCTCAGCAGCTAAGTACAGGCAGCTGCTCTTTGGACAACTTTGTTTTCATAGTTCACACAGCTCATATGTAGGAGAGGCTGATTTATGTGCCGTCTCCACACTGTTTCCATACATGTGGTCAGAAGGGGGAGAAAGAACCTGCCTAATGCAGTAAAGATGCTAGCTTAATTCACTGAAG from Falco biarmicus isolate bFalBia1 chromosome 3, bFalBia1.pri, whole genome shotgun sequence carries:
- the LOC130146748 gene encoding cytochrome c oxidase subunit 6C, which codes for MSSALLPKPQMRRLLARRMKFHLFGAFFVSVGCAALYKFGVAEPRKRAYAEFYKNYDPMKDFEAMRAAGVFESAPPK